One Drosophila subobscura isolate 14011-0131.10 chromosome U, UCBerk_Dsub_1.0, whole genome shotgun sequence DNA window includes the following coding sequences:
- the LOC117901498 gene encoding uncharacterized protein LOC117901498 yields MSSYRVQQTLSKSEMDSDDAVTIKSQFSEQSIHSSFFGIRTEVWITPQKRVFQLLLDYKQFKSARTIQRHVRGWLCRLQVAKRAAAVTTISRWWRGFSVRKSYYSLIEQRLQSKMLAHYHEQATRIQTLYRGWRTRQFVQDFNGLQLLQLQFAEDLISCLARHLRHLKHTNQLPGVYSMREHGCLSMIEDLARTFSYRFHNGQVRASIAKRRSYLEDMRRDFIRSEQYTITPYPGHGAVLGECTVHVEINEPGFSKETDIRVQRLILMFEKSKRDPEVSRIQASLASKLRRDIESSLKAQKEEKMKKFCNHVFHRIAPELKTKDNRHGIKVYLEELLYNAEEPNCHCKPKLVDNSLCH; encoded by the exons ATGAGCTCATATAGAGTACAGCAAACACTTTCCAAGAGCGAAATGGACTCCGATGATGCCGTGACGATCAAATCGCAATTTTCCGAGCAATCCATACATTCGTCATTCTTTGGAATCAGAACTGAAGTGTGGATTACGCCTCAGAAACG CGTTTTCCAGCTGTTGCTCGATTACAAACAGTTCAAGTCAGCACGGACCATTCAGCGGCATGTGCGGGGATGGCTCTGCCGTCTGCAGGTGGCCAAGAGAGCGGCGGCAGTCACCACCATCAGCAGGTGGTGGCGTGGCTTCAGTGTACGTAAGAGCTACTACTCCCTGATTGAGCAGAGATTGCAGTCGAAGATGTTGGCCCACTATCACGAGCAGGCAACCAGGATCCAGACGCTGTACCGAGGCTGGCGCACACGTCAGTTCGTGCAGGACTTCAATGGCCTGCAGCTACTTCAGCTGCAGTTCGCCGAAGATCTGATCAGCTGCCTAGCACGACATTTGCGGCATCTGAAGCATACCAATCAGCTGCCAGGGGTTTATTCAATGCGCGAGCACGG ATGCCTCAGCATGATTGAGGATCTGGCTCGCACTTTCAGCTACCGTTTCCACAACGGCCAGGTGCGGGCTTCAATCGCCAAACGACGCTCATACCTCGAGGACATGCGGCGGGACTTCATTAGGTCTGAGCAGTATACAATAACGCCCTATCCAGGTCATGGTGCTGTGCTGGGAGAGTGCACTGTACACGTGGAAATCAATGAGCCGGGCTTCTCCAAAGAAACCGATATTCGCGTGCAACGCCTCATTCTGATGTTTGAGAAGTCCAAGCGGGATCCAGAAGTTTCCCGAATTCAGGCATCGCTGGCCTCCA AACTCCGTCGAGATATCGAGTCCTCTCTGAAGGcgcagaaggaggagaagatgAAGAAGTTCTGCAATCATGTCTTCCATCGCATAGCACCCGAACTGAAGACCAAAGATAATCGCCATGGCATCAAAGTGTATCTCGAGGAATTGTTGTACAACGCTGAGGAACCGAATTGCCATTGCAAGCCAAAGTTGGTAGATAATTCGTTGTGCCATTAG